A stretch of the Perca flavescens isolate YP-PL-M2 chromosome 10, PFLA_1.0, whole genome shotgun sequence genome encodes the following:
- the LOC114563363 gene encoding signal-regulatory protein beta-2-like, with translation MILLWVTLLVLHQGYSLVPVTTVQLGEPATFTCALPDKGIGRPQLNWYKQSAGETLKLIVRKGKSTKPAYEPEFPESRLEMNNDNNFSNLTILRTIQEDEGMYHCASTEWNTSPVWSGTYLLIKGNTQRTSNYTVVQWPTVSDPVRPGDSVTLQCSVLSDSGNKMCPGDDSVFWFRAGSNKSYPDIIYTDRRRHNECDKRSDTQKSCVYRFSKNISSSDDGTYYCAVATCGEILFGDGTKLDIEGTSVWSQKANTIIFSVISAISLIVTAVLIYAIQRNSAAVAEQKHSGGQKIPQRDEDRSIYSAVVFTVMKTGCGAIKDSKAAERQRSYAAVKAFGLD, from the exons ATGATCCTGTTATGGGTTACACTGCTTGTTCTTCATCAAGGAT attCACTAGTTCCAGTTACCACAGTTCAACTTGGTGAACCTGCAACCTTCACATGTGCTCTGCCTGATAAGGGGATTGGCCGTCCACAGCTCAACTGGTACAAGCAGAGTGCCGGGGAAACTCTGAAATTAATTGTTAGAAAGGGTAAATCTACAAAACCTGCATATGAACCAGAGTTTCCTGAATCAAGATTGGAAATGAACAATGATAACAATTTTAGCAACCTGACCATCCTGAGGACAATCCAAGAAGATGAGGGAATGTATCACTGTGCATCCACAGAGTGGAATACAAGTCCTGTATGGAGTGGGACATATTTGTTAATAAAAG GAAATACTCAGAGGACATCAAACTACACTGTTGTTCAGTGGCCGACAGTATCTGATCCAGTCCGTCCAGGAGACTCTGTGACTCTCCAGTGTTCAGTCCTCTCCGACTCTGGGAACAAGATGTGTCCAGGAGATGACAGTGTGTTCTGGTTCAGAGCTGGATCAAATAAATCTTATCCAGACATCATCTACACTGATAGAAGAAGACATAATGAATGTGACAAGAGATCTGACACTCAGAAGAGTTGTGTTTATCGCTTCTCTAAGAACATCAGCTCCTCTGATGATGGGACTTACTACTGTGCTGTGGCCACATGTGGGGAGATATTATTTGGAGATGGAACTAAACTGGACATTGAAG GAACCAGCGTGTGGTCACAGAAGGCCAACACAATTATTTTCTCGGTTATCTCGGCCATAAGTCTGATTGTTACAGCCGTCCTCATTTACGCCATCCAGAGAAACAGTG ctGCTGTTGCCGAGCAAAAACACAGTGGTGGTCAGAAAATTCCACAG AGAGATGAAGACAGAAGTATTTATTCTGCTGTCGTCTTCACTGTGATGAAAACTGGATGTGGTGCGATAAAGGATTCaaaagcagcagagagacagaggagctaCGCTGCTGTCAAGGCTTTTGGGTTGGATTAG
- the LOC114563364 gene encoding uncharacterized protein LOC114563364, with translation MIRRLAVLILLSTMYLIQTAEVPHQISLTVVEVGRNVTLECPVYETGGKFFHWYKQPLGYMVQRVVTEAHGKLTIHEQFNDPRFTATKRDAQYFLTITNISKEDEATYFCIYGALYTESSNGFFLAVNDRNQQKSVYVKQSPETESVQPGDSVTLQCSLLSKTKGNTDQCPGEHSVYWFRSGSGESHPGIIYTHSDEEEERSCVYSLSKTIQNSSDTGTYYCAVVTCGKILFGEGTKVETRSELEPVVLVLGVLLACCVTVIAALIFYGNRRNVFEHFKGALSASHHRGNDRSTVDQSNDLIIWI, from the exons ATGATCAGAAGACTGGCTGTTTTGATTCTACTTAGTACCATGT ACCTGATTCAAACTGCAGAGGTTCCTCACCAGATCTCTTTGACTGTGGTTGAAGTTGGTAGAAATGTAACTTTGGAGTGTCCAGTTTATGAGACGGGAGGCAAATTCTTTCACTGGTACAAGCAGCCTCTTGGATATATGGTCCAACGTGTCGTTACTGAAGCTCATGGCAAATTAACTATTCATGAACAATTTAATGACCCACGTTTCACAGCTACAAAAAGGGATGCTCAGTATTTTCTCACCATTACAAATATCAGCAAAGAGGACGAAGCAACATACTTCTGTATCTATGGAGCGTTATATACAGAGAGTTCCAATGGCTTCTTCTTGGCTGTGAACg ATCGTAATCAGCAGAAATCTGTCTATGTGAAACAAAGTCCGGAGACTGAGTCGGTCCAGCCGGGCGACTCAGTGACTCTCCAGTGTTCACTTCTCTCCAAGACCAAAggaaacacagatcagtgtccaGGTGAACACAGTGTGTACTGGTTCAGATCTGGATCAGGAGAATCTCACCCAGGAATCATTTACACTCACAGtgatgaagaagaggaaagaagTTGTGTCTACAGTCTGTCCAAAACTATACAGAACTCCTCTGATACTGGGACTTACTACTGTGCTGTGGTCACGTGTGGAAAGATCCTGTTTGGTGAAGGAACTAAAGTGGAGACAa GATCAGAACTGGAGCCAGTTGTCCTTGTTCTTGGAGTCCTGTTGGCCTGCTGTGTGACTGTAATCGCCGCCCTTATTTTCTACGGAAATCGAAGGAATGTTTTTGAGCATTTCAAAG gagcATTGAGTGCCTCCCATCATCGTGGTAATGACAGGTCAACTGTGGATCAATCAAATGATCTG ATTATCTGGATATGA